A part of Microbulbifer sp. MI-G genomic DNA contains:
- the hutH gene encoding histidine ammonia-lyase, translating into MYHLEIEPGQLSLAQLRRVAREPVRLSLAASAYPAIKTAAHTVAQVITEGRTVYGINTGFGLLANTRIEKHDLETLQRAIVLSHAAGTGSFMSEAAVRLLMVLKINSLARGFSGVRPLVIEALMQLINAGIYPAIPEKGSVGASGDLAPLAHMSVVLLGEGEVFIRGERKSAREGLQRAGLEPITLAPKEGLALLNGTQASTAFALLGLFATEDLFAGALVAGAITLEAAKGSRRPFDDRIHAARGQQAQRDVAAAYRELLGERSQIGDSHLSCDKVQDPYSLRCQPQVMGACLQQMRFAAEVLLAEGNGVSDNPLVFTDEDTPENTDIISGGNFHAEPVAMVADNLALALAEIGALSERRMALLIDSSLSGLPPFLVENGGVNSGFMIAQVTAAALASENKSLAHPASVDSLPTSANQEDHVSMATFAGRRLRDMADNTCGILAVEMLAACQGLDFRAPLKTTQKLEEAKAKLREQVPFYDKDRYFAPDIEIARQLFSQGSYLQSIDPSLLPSGH; encoded by the coding sequence ATGTATCATCTGGAAATCGAACCCGGTCAATTGAGCCTGGCACAATTGCGCCGGGTTGCGCGCGAGCCGGTTCGGCTCTCCCTGGCGGCATCTGCCTATCCCGCTATCAAGACCGCCGCCCACACCGTCGCCCAGGTAATTACCGAGGGGCGCACCGTATATGGCATCAATACCGGTTTTGGCCTGCTCGCCAATACGCGCATCGAAAAACACGATCTGGAAACGCTGCAGCGCGCCATTGTACTGAGCCACGCCGCCGGCACCGGCAGCTTTATGAGTGAGGCAGCCGTGCGTCTGCTGATGGTATTGAAAATCAACTCACTCGCACGGGGTTTTTCCGGGGTGCGCCCACTGGTGATCGAGGCGCTAATGCAGCTGATCAATGCCGGCATTTACCCGGCCATTCCGGAAAAGGGTTCCGTGGGGGCTTCCGGTGACCTGGCACCGCTCGCCCATATGAGCGTGGTGTTGCTGGGAGAGGGCGAAGTCTTTATTCGCGGCGAGCGCAAAAGCGCACGGGAGGGGCTGCAGCGCGCCGGCCTGGAGCCCATTACCCTGGCCCCGAAAGAGGGGCTGGCCCTGCTGAACGGCACCCAGGCTTCCACCGCGTTTGCCCTGCTCGGCCTGTTTGCCACCGAAGACCTGTTCGCAGGTGCGCTCGTAGCCGGCGCCATTACGCTGGAGGCCGCCAAGGGCTCGCGCCGCCCCTTCGACGACCGCATCCACGCCGCTCGCGGCCAGCAGGCACAGCGGGATGTCGCCGCCGCTTATCGCGAATTGTTGGGCGAGCGCAGCCAGATCGGCGACTCGCACCTGTCCTGCGACAAGGTGCAGGACCCCTATTCCCTGCGCTGCCAGCCCCAGGTCATGGGCGCCTGCCTGCAGCAGATGCGCTTTGCCGCCGAGGTGTTGCTGGCCGAAGGCAACGGGGTATCCGACAATCCATTGGTGTTTACCGACGAGGACACCCCGGAAAACACCGATATTATTTCCGGTGGCAATTTCCACGCGGAGCCCGTGGCCATGGTGGCCGATAACCTGGCGCTGGCGCTGGCGGAAATCGGCGCCCTGTCGGAGCGCCGCATGGCACTGTTGATCGACAGCAGCCTGTCGGGCCTGCCGCCTTTTCTGGTGGAAAATGGCGGGGTCAATTCTGGTTTTATGATCGCCCAGGTAACTGCCGCGGCGTTGGCCAGCGAGAATAAATCCCTCGCGCACCCCGCCAGCGTGGACTCCCTGCCCACGTCCGCCAACCAGGAAGACCATGTTTCCATGGCCACCTTTGCCGGCCGCCGCCTGCGGGACATGGCCGATAACACCTGCGGTATCCTCGCGGTGGAAATGCTGGCCGCCTGCCAGGGGCTGGATTTTCGCGCCCCATTGAAAACCACGCAAAAGCTCGAGGAAGCCAAGGCAAAACTCCGTGAGCAGGTGCCCTTTTACGACAAGGACCGCTATTTTGCCCCGGACATTGAAATAGCCAGGCAACTCTTCAGCCAGGGCAGCTACCTGCAATCCATAGACCCCTCACTGCTGCCCAGCGGCCACTAA
- a CDS encoding aminopeptidase: MYISIATPKLPKHSGALRAWALIVAAVLLGGCETVAYYSQAAAGQWRILSARQSIAALLEEPGTDAHLLAQLRLIQDIRAYAARELRLPVGEAYATYVALDSEYPIWNVFAAPEFSLVPKRWCYPIAGCASYRGYFRQSAAVAKAAQLRAQGYDVYLGAVPAYSTLGWFDDPALSSFVNWSPERLAGLLFHELAHRRVYIPGDTQFNESFATAVSEIAVPDWLKSQGLTSSATELRTETMAVRQLMLTARRQLESIYRTSQPVDLKRDQKAQVLRRLRRCYRTISADWPNPERYRVYIEKTNNATLALAAEYESQVPAFRQLYLESGSWEAFYTAAQRLGALDTVERAQRLRQLGAIYRRSRSGERAEAAYPVDACMAGKG; encoded by the coding sequence GTGTATATCAGTATTGCCACCCCGAAGTTGCCTAAGCACTCCGGGGCTTTGCGTGCCTGGGCACTGATCGTTGCAGCGGTGCTACTGGGTGGTTGTGAAACCGTGGCTTACTATTCACAGGCTGCCGCCGGCCAGTGGCGTATCCTCTCCGCCCGACAGTCGATCGCGGCGTTGCTTGAGGAGCCCGGCACCGACGCACATCTGCTTGCGCAGTTGCGCTTGATACAGGACATACGGGCCTACGCCGCGCGGGAGTTGCGGCTGCCGGTGGGCGAAGCTTACGCTACCTATGTGGCCCTCGACAGTGAGTATCCCATCTGGAATGTGTTCGCCGCCCCTGAATTTTCCCTTGTTCCCAAGCGCTGGTGTTATCCCATAGCGGGCTGCGCCAGCTACCGGGGCTATTTCCGTCAATCCGCTGCGGTGGCCAAGGCCGCTCAACTGCGCGCGCAGGGGTATGATGTGTATTTGGGCGCAGTACCTGCCTACAGTACACTCGGCTGGTTCGATGACCCGGCATTGTCGAGCTTTGTGAACTGGTCCCCGGAGAGACTGGCGGGACTGTTGTTTCACGAGCTGGCACACAGGCGCGTGTATATTCCCGGAGATACCCAGTTCAATGAAAGTTTCGCCACGGCGGTCTCGGAAATCGCCGTGCCAGACTGGCTTAAAAGTCAGGGGTTGACCAGTTCCGCCACCGAGTTGCGCACCGAGACAATGGCCGTGCGGCAACTGATGCTGACGGCGCGCAGACAGCTGGAATCCATTTACCGCACTTCGCAACCGGTCGATCTCAAGCGGGACCAGAAAGCGCAGGTACTCAGGCGCCTGCGGCGGTGTTATCGGACAATATCTGCCGACTGGCCCAATCCCGAACGCTATCGGGTGTATATAGAAAAAACCAACAATGCCACCCTGGCGCTGGCCGCCGAGTATGAGTCCCAGGTGCCCGCGTTTCGCCAGCTGTATCTTGAAAGCGGCAGCTGGGAAGCCTTTTACACTGCTGCCCAGCGCCTGGGAGCCCTGGATACCGTTGAGAGAGCGCAGAGACTGCGCCAGCTCGGGGCCATATATCGCCGCTCCCGTTCGGGCGAACGGGCAGAGGCAGCATACCCTGTTGACGCGTGTATGGCCGGGAAAGGCTAG
- a CDS encoding DUF3149 domain-containing protein: MGALVDLFTSFSGLLSLAVIGFMLLMAVFLFRWVGNNVRKSLAEQERRTQGSKSSPDKQTDTAVSL; the protein is encoded by the coding sequence ATGGGAGCTTTAGTGGATCTATTTACCAGCTTTTCCGGCCTGCTCAGCCTGGCCGTTATTGGGTTCATGCTCCTTATGGCGGTTTTCCTGTTTCGCTGGGTTGGCAACAATGTGAGAAAGTCACTGGCAGAGCAGGAACGCAGGACACAGGGTTCTAAATCCAGCCCCGACAAGCAGACTGACACCGCCGTGTCTCTCTGA
- a CDS encoding alpha/beta fold hydrolase, translated as MIDKNGYINVSGSPMYYELAGNPNGEPLVLLHGGLGSIGDLTPLYKYIAPDYSLISMDFRGHGKSPLNGASLSYAQYQSDVQEALSHLGVKRYSLFGFSDGGIVGYRLAAQQPESVICLITLGSQWRLEANDPSIELLRGLTAEFWAERFPADVDSYNASNPKPDFKKLVDAVKAVWLDTTESGYPCDLVESITCPSLIIRGDNDFLFSLNEAALLKTKISGADFANIPFTEHASHQESPELVGTIVKQFLSQQKA; from the coding sequence ATGATTGACAAAAACGGCTATATAAACGTCAGCGGTTCGCCGATGTATTACGAGCTAGCCGGCAACCCTAATGGTGAGCCACTGGTACTGCTGCATGGAGGCCTGGGTTCGATCGGCGACCTGACGCCATTGTATAAATATATTGCTCCTGACTATTCATTAATAAGCATGGATTTTCGTGGTCATGGAAAGTCGCCATTGAATGGAGCCTCGCTGAGTTATGCACAGTACCAGAGTGATGTCCAAGAGGCGCTTTCTCACCTTGGTGTTAAACGGTACTCACTATTTGGTTTTAGTGATGGCGGCATTGTAGGTTACCGACTGGCGGCACAACAACCAGAGAGCGTTATTTGCTTGATCACACTTGGCTCACAATGGCGTTTAGAAGCTAATGACCCATCTATTGAGCTATTGCGTGGCCTAACAGCTGAGTTTTGGGCTGAAAGGTTTCCTGCTGATGTCGATTCCTACAACGCTTCCAATCCAAAACCAGACTTCAAGAAGCTTGTGGATGCAGTAAAAGCCGTGTGGCTTGATACTACAGAGTCTGGTTATCCGTGTGATTTGGTCGAAAGCATCACTTGTCCGAGCCTTATTATTCGAGGTGACAATGATTTTCTCTTCTCACTCAATGAGGCGGCATTATTAAAAACCAAAATATCCGGTGCTGACTTTGCCAATATTCCATTTACAGAGCATGCCTCTCATCAGGAGTCACCGGAGTTGGTGGGTACAATTGTGAAACAATTTCTTTCTCAGCAAAAAGCCTAA
- a CDS encoding GNAT family N-acetyltransferase — MEIKVDDLTDPRIADFLEEHISDMKSVSPPESKHALDLDALKEPDITFWSVWQQGDLIGCGAIKELDKTHGEIKSMRTCSSKRGSGIGASLLKHILDEAALRGYERVSLETGSMPFFDPARKLYSKFGFNFCQPFADYKLDANSVFMELKLPNA, encoded by the coding sequence ATGGAGATTAAAGTAGACGATTTAACAGATCCAAGAATTGCCGATTTTTTGGAGGAGCACATAAGTGATATGAAATCGGTTTCTCCCCCTGAAAGTAAGCATGCATTGGACCTTGATGCATTAAAGGAGCCAGATATTACCTTCTGGTCTGTTTGGCAACAAGGTGACCTCATTGGGTGTGGTGCCATCAAGGAGCTTGATAAAACGCACGGTGAGATAAAATCCATGCGCACCTGCTCCTCAAAGCGTGGTTCTGGTATTGGTGCGTCTCTTCTAAAACACATTCTTGATGAGGCAGCACTAAGGGGTTATGAAAGGGTCAGTTTAGAAACGGGTTCAATGCCCTTCTTTGATCCAGCTCGTAAACTATATAGCAAATTCGGGTTCAATTTCTGCCAACCATTCGCTGACTATAAACTAGATGCCAATAGCGTCTTTATGGAGCTGAAACTACCAAATGCATAA